The Azospirillum baldaniorum genome contains a region encoding:
- a CDS encoding Hsp70 family protein: MTACGLDFGTSNTTLGVRTASAAAGTGGGGYGLLALDGARTTLPSAVFFDFEADAVTVGQAAIDAYASGVEGRLMRSIKSMLGTDLIDADTALRKGRITFRAVIATFLAAVKERAETALGGELTDVVLGRPVHFVDGDPAGDAAAEEVLGEIARSVGFRGISFQYEPIAAALDYEQQVEREELALIADIGGGTSDFSIVRIGPERRGRADRSADILANDGIRVGGTDFDRDLSLATAMPLLGHGSAMKRPGLLAPKHLFFDLATWSKINFLYTAKAMADLERLKRDSATPDRIERLIGVVEHRLGHALAMAVERTKIALSDGPEAGLLLDWGGGGMTRPVSVDELNEATAILAGRIGGRVRACLAEAGTLPADIDAVFLTGGSTLLPQVRAAILAELPGARVVEGNIFGSVGTGLTIEAARRFGGTA; the protein is encoded by the coding sequence ATGACGGCTTGCGGCCTCGATTTCGGCACGTCCAACACGACGCTCGGCGTGCGGACGGCGTCCGCGGCTGCCGGCACGGGAGGGGGCGGTTACGGCCTGCTTGCCCTCGACGGCGCACGGACGACCCTGCCCAGCGCCGTCTTCTTCGATTTCGAAGCCGACGCGGTGACGGTGGGGCAGGCGGCCATCGACGCCTATGCGTCGGGCGTCGAGGGGCGCTTGATGCGCTCCATCAAGTCGATGCTGGGCACCGACCTGATTGATGCCGACACCGCGCTGCGCAAGGGCCGGATCACCTTCCGCGCGGTCATCGCCACCTTCCTGGCCGCGGTCAAGGAGCGGGCGGAGACCGCGCTCGGCGGCGAGCTGACCGACGTGGTGCTCGGGCGCCCGGTGCATTTCGTGGACGGCGACCCGGCGGGCGACGCCGCGGCGGAGGAGGTGCTGGGCGAGATTGCCCGCTCCGTCGGCTTCCGCGGCATTTCCTTCCAATATGAGCCCATCGCCGCCGCGCTCGACTACGAGCAGCAGGTGGAGCGGGAGGAACTGGCCCTGATCGCCGACATCGGCGGCGGCACGTCGGACTTCTCCATCGTCCGCATCGGGCCGGAGCGGCGCGGGCGGGCCGACCGCAGCGCCGACATCCTGGCCAACGACGGCATCCGTGTCGGCGGCACCGACTTCGACCGCGACCTGTCGTTGGCGACGGCCATGCCGCTGCTCGGCCACGGCAGCGCCATGAAGCGCCCCGGTCTGCTGGCCCCCAAGCATTTGTTCTTCGATTTGGCGACCTGGTCGAAGATCAACTTCCTCTACACCGCCAAGGCGATGGCCGATCTGGAGCGCCTGAAACGCGATTCCGCGACTCCGGACCGCATCGAGCGGCTGATCGGCGTGGTCGAGCACCGGCTGGGGCACGCGCTGGCCATGGCGGTGGAGCGCACCAAGATCGCCCTGTCGGACGGGCCGGAGGCCGGCCTGCTGCTGGATTGGGGCGGCGGCGGCATGACGCGCCCGGTGTCGGTGGACGAGCTGAACGAGGCGACGGCGATCCTGGCCGGCCGCATCGGCGGGCGGGTGCGCGCCTGTCTGGCCGAGGCCGGCACGCTGCCGGCGGACATCGACGCGGTGTTCCTGACCGGCGGCTCCACGCTGCTGCCGCAGGTGCGGGCGGCCATCCTGGCCGAGCTGCCCGGCGCCCGTGTGGTCGAGGGCAACATCTTCGGCTCGGTCGGCACCGGCCTGACCATCGAGGCGGCGCGGCGCTTCGGCGGGACCGCCTGA
- the thiD gene encoding bifunctional hydroxymethylpyrimidine kinase/phosphomethylpyrimidine kinase, whose amino-acid sequence MQAHPINGRVLIVAGSDSGGGAGIQADIKAVSALNAFAMTAIAALTAQNTTGVYGVLPVDPAFVALQMKVVLEDLGADSIKIGMLATAAVIEAVAGEYEARAINVPLVVDPVMVSKSGHFLLEPDAVQTLRKRLLPHAELVTPNLPEAEALTDIPVRNLDDMRRAAEMIRTFGPKAVLLKGGHLEDERLCDLLLTEDGEEVFEGRRIHTPHTHGTGCTLASAIAAGVAQGLSVRDSVARARAYVDEAIRSAPGFGHGHGPLNHLHTVRPFP is encoded by the coding sequence ATGCAGGCCCACCCGATCAACGGCCGTGTTCTCATCGTCGCCGGTTCCGATTCCGGCGGCGGTGCCGGCATCCAGGCGGACATCAAGGCGGTCAGCGCGCTGAACGCCTTCGCCATGACCGCCATCGCGGCGCTGACCGCGCAGAACACGACGGGGGTCTATGGCGTGCTGCCCGTTGATCCGGCCTTCGTCGCCCTGCAGATGAAGGTGGTGCTGGAGGATCTCGGGGCCGACAGCATCAAGATCGGCATGCTCGCCACCGCCGCCGTCATCGAGGCGGTGGCCGGCGAGTATGAGGCGCGGGCCATCAACGTTCCGTTGGTCGTCGATCCGGTGATGGTTTCGAAGAGCGGCCATTTCCTGCTGGAGCCCGACGCCGTGCAGACCCTGCGCAAGCGCCTGCTGCCCCATGCGGAGCTGGTCACCCCCAACCTGCCGGAGGCCGAGGCGTTGACCGACATCCCGGTGCGCAACCTGGACGACATGCGCCGCGCCGCCGAGATGATCCGCACCTTCGGGCCGAAGGCCGTCCTGCTGAAGGGCGGCCATCTGGAGGACGAGCGGCTGTGCGACCTGCTGCTCACCGAGGATGGTGAGGAAGTCTTCGAGGGGCGGCGCATCCACACCCCGCACACCCACGGCACCGGCTGCACCCTGGCCTCGGCCATCGCCGCCGGGGTCGCCCAGGGATTGAGCGTGCGCGATTCGGTGGCCCGCGCCCGCGCCTATGTGGACGAGGCCATCCGCTCCGCCCCCGGGTTCGGGCATGGCCACGGCCCGCTGAACCATCTGCACACGGTCCGGCCGTTCCCGTAA
- a CDS encoding GNAT family N-acetyltransferase has product MSADAILYAVEPDLTADAFIDVLHRSGLAERRPVADRPRVEAMLRNAGLIVTARDADGQLVGVARSVTDFAFCCYLSDLAVDRACQGRGIGKELMRRTRAAVGEGVTCLLLSAPKAVTFYEAAGMERHTQAFLFTEKP; this is encoded by the coding sequence ATGAGCGCCGATGCGATCCTCTACGCCGTCGAGCCCGACCTGACCGCCGACGCCTTCATCGACGTGCTTCACCGCTCCGGGCTGGCCGAGCGCCGGCCCGTGGCGGACCGCCCGCGGGTGGAGGCGATGCTGCGCAACGCCGGCCTGATCGTCACCGCCCGCGACGCGGACGGGCAATTGGTCGGCGTCGCCCGGTCCGTCACCGATTTCGCCTTCTGCTGCTACCTGTCCGACCTTGCCGTCGACCGCGCCTGTCAGGGGCGCGGCATCGGCAAGGAGCTGATGCGCCGCACCCGCGCCGCGGTGGGGGAGGGCGTCACCTGCCTTCTCCTGTCCGCGCCCAAGGCGGTCACCTTCTACGAGGCGGCGGGGATGGAGCGGCACACCCAGGCGTTCCTGTTCACCGAGAAACCCTAA
- a CDS encoding Bax inhibitor-1/YccA family protein has protein sequence MFDQYPNQSRWGAGAAGVDRAAFDEGLRKHMLRVYNFMMLGLGVTGLVALFVASTPALYVPIFTTPLKWVVMLAPLAFIMVLSFRFHAMSTTALQGLFWAFCAVMGVSMASIFLVFTGASVARVFFITAAMFAAMSLWGYTTKADLSKMGSFLMMGLIGIVIASLVNIFVGSSALQFAVSVIGVVIFTGLTAYDTQRIKEEYAEGHGHEANTKLAVMGALSLYLNFINLFQMLLQLMGNRE, from the coding sequence ATGTTCGACCAGTATCCCAACCAGAGTCGGTGGGGCGCCGGCGCCGCGGGCGTGGACCGCGCGGCGTTCGACGAGGGCCTGCGCAAGCACATGCTGCGGGTCTACAACTTCATGATGCTCGGCCTGGGCGTGACGGGGCTTGTGGCGCTGTTCGTGGCGAGCACGCCGGCGCTGTACGTTCCGATCTTCACGACCCCGCTGAAGTGGGTGGTGATGCTGGCGCCGCTGGCCTTCATCATGGTGCTGTCCTTCCGCTTCCACGCGATGTCGACGACCGCGCTGCAGGGGCTGTTCTGGGCCTTCTGCGCGGTGATGGGCGTGTCGATGGCGTCGATCTTCCTGGTCTTCACCGGAGCCAGCGTGGCGCGGGTGTTCTTCATCACCGCGGCGATGTTCGCGGCGATGAGCCTGTGGGGCTACACCACCAAGGCCGACCTGTCGAAGATGGGTTCGTTCCTGATGATGGGCCTGATCGGCATCGTCATCGCCAGCCTCGTCAACATCTTCGTCGGCTCCAGCGCCCTGCAGTTCGCCGTCTCGGTGATCGGCGTGGTCATCTTCACCGGCCTGACCGCCTACGACACCCAGCGCATCAAGGAGGAGTACGCCGAGGGCCACGGGCATGAGGCCAACACCAAGCTCGCCGTCATGGGCGCCCTCTCGCTCTACCTCAACTTCATCAACCTCTTCCAGATGCTCCTCCAGCTCATGGGCAACCGCGAGTAG
- a CDS encoding YgaP family membrane protein — protein sequence MSAENAIRHTYDRFFGGERNLGPLERAVSTGLGLVMAAGGVRRGADVRGAIMGLAGAALVARGMSGHCPLKAMVADEDHDRLSGPRSERYSPGEGPLERTPARTGSYS from the coding sequence ATGAGCGCCGAAAACGCCATCCGACACACCTACGACCGCTTCTTTGGGGGCGAACGGAATCTCGGGCCGCTGGAACGCGCCGTGTCCACCGGCCTCGGCCTCGTCATGGCGGCGGGCGGCGTGCGCCGCGGCGCCGACGTGCGGGGCGCCATCATGGGTCTGGCCGGCGCCGCCCTGGTGGCCCGCGGCATGAGCGGCCATTGCCCGCTGAAGGCCATGGTGGCGGACGAGGATCACGACCGCCTGTCCGGCCCGCGCTCGGAGCGCTACAGCCCCGGCGAAGGGCCGCTGGAGCGCACGCCGGCCCGCACCGGGTCCTATTCCTGA
- the glnA gene encoding type I glutamate--ammonia ligase encodes MSDISKVFDLIKEHDVKYVDLRFTDPRGKLHHTAQHVSTIDEDVFEDGIMFDGSSIAGWKAINESDMILQLDPTTAVMDPFSAQPTLNILCDVYEPSTGQPYARCPRGIAKAAEKYMASAGIGDTAYFGPEAEFFVFDDVKFKVEMNKVSYEFDSEEGPYTSDKDYEDGNLGHRPGVKGGYFPVAPVDSGSDLRAEMLSVLAEMGVPVEKHHHEVAASQHELGIKFDTLVRTGDNMQYYKYVVHNVAHAYGKTATFMPKPVFGDNGSGMHMHQSIWKEGQPLFAGNQYADLSELALYYIGGIIKHAKALNAFTNPTTNSYKRLVPGYEAPVLLAYSARNRSASCRIPYVASPKGKRVEVRFPDPSANPYLAFAALLMAGLDGIQNKIHPGEAMDKNLYDLPAEELAKVPTVCGSLREALDSLKADSAFLQKGDVFTKDMIESYIDLRTEELLAFETMPHPIEYKMYYSV; translated from the coding sequence ATGTCCGACATCAGCAAGGTCTTCGACCTGATCAAGGAACACGACGTCAAGTACGTGGACCTCCGCTTCACCGACCCGCGCGGCAAGCTGCACCACACCGCTCAGCACGTCTCGACCATCGACGAGGACGTGTTCGAGGACGGCATCATGTTCGACGGCTCCTCGATCGCCGGTTGGAAGGCGATCAACGAGTCGGACATGATCCTCCAGCTCGACCCGACCACCGCCGTCATGGACCCGTTCTCGGCCCAGCCGACGCTGAACATCCTCTGCGACGTGTACGAGCCGTCGACCGGCCAGCCCTACGCCCGCTGCCCGCGCGGCATCGCGAAGGCCGCCGAGAAGTACATGGCGTCGGCCGGCATCGGCGACACCGCCTACTTCGGCCCGGAAGCCGAGTTCTTCGTCTTCGACGACGTCAAGTTCAAGGTCGAGATGAACAAGGTGTCCTACGAGTTCGACTCGGAGGAAGGCCCGTACACCTCGGACAAGGACTATGAGGACGGCAACCTGGGCCACCGCCCGGGCGTCAAGGGCGGCTACTTCCCGGTCGCTCCGGTCGACAGCGGCTCGGACCTGCGCGCCGAGATGCTGAGCGTGCTCGCCGAGATGGGCGTGCCGGTCGAGAAGCACCACCACGAGGTGGCCGCTTCGCAGCATGAGCTGGGCATCAAGTTCGACACGCTGGTCCGCACCGGCGACAACATGCAGTACTACAAGTACGTCGTGCACAACGTCGCCCACGCCTACGGCAAGACCGCGACCTTCATGCCGAAGCCCGTCTTCGGCGACAACGGCTCGGGCATGCACATGCACCAGTCGATCTGGAAGGAAGGCCAGCCGCTGTTCGCCGGCAACCAGTACGCCGACCTGTCGGAGCTGGCGCTGTACTACATCGGCGGCATCATCAAGCACGCCAAGGCGCTGAACGCCTTCACCAACCCGACGACCAACTCGTACAAGCGTCTGGTCCCGGGCTATGAGGCTCCGGTTCTGCTGGCCTACTCGGCCCGCAACCGTTCGGCCTCCTGCCGCATCCCGTACGTCGCCTCGCCGAAGGGCAAGCGCGTCGAGGTCCGCTTCCCGGATCCGTCGGCCAACCCGTACCTGGCCTTCGCCGCCCTGCTGATGGCCGGTCTGGACGGCATCCAGAACAAGATCCATCCGGGCGAGGCGATGGACAAGAACCTGTACGACCTGCCGGCCGAAGAGCTGGCCAAGGTTCCGACGGTTTGCGGCTCGCTGCGCGAGGCCCTGGACAGCCTGAAGGCCGACAGCGCCTTCCTGCAGAAGGGCGACGTGTTCACCAAGGACATGATCGAGTCCTACATCGACCTGCGCACCGAGGAGCTGCTGGCCTTCGAGACCATGCCGCACCCGATCGAGTACAAGATGTACTACTCGGTCTGA
- a CDS encoding P-II family nitrogen regulator has translation MKKIEAIIKPFKLDEVKEALHEVGIKGITVTEAKGFGRQKGHTELYRGAEYVVDFLPKVKIEVVMEDSLVERAIEAIQQAAHTGRIGDGKIFVTPVEEVVRIRTGEKGGDAI, from the coding sequence ATGAAGAAGATCGAAGCCATCATTAAGCCGTTCAAACTCGACGAAGTGAAGGAAGCCCTTCACGAAGTCGGCATCAAGGGCATCACCGTCACCGAGGCCAAGGGCTTCGGCCGTCAGAAGGGGCACACCGAGCTGTACCGCGGCGCGGAGTATGTGGTCGACTTCCTGCCGAAGGTGAAGATCGAGGTGGTGATGGAGGACTCCCTGGTGGAGCGGGCGATCGAGGCGATCCAGCAGGCCGCCCACACCGGCCGCATCGGCGACGGCAAGATCTTCGTCACCCCCGTGGAAGAAGTTGTCCGCATCCGGACCGGCGAGAAGGGAGGCGACGCGATCTGA
- a CDS encoding PhzF family phenazine biosynthesis protein encodes MRLPLYQVDAFADAVFAGNPAAVVPLEDWLPDATLQAIAAENNLAETAFLVRRGDGYDIRWFTPTVEVDLCGHATLASAFVIATMLEWGCPRIDFATREAGTLSVTRNGDLYTLDFPSRPPEPLAEPPAGLLDALGGPPPTALLKARDLVVVYDDEATVRGLTPDMSALARLEDFYAVIVTAPGSGGVDFVSRFFAPAQGIPEDPVTGSAHCTLIPYWARRLGKERLKARQVSARGGSLSCELAGDRVKIAGKAVLYMDGAIYI; translated from the coding sequence GTGCGCCTTCCCCTGTATCAGGTCGATGCCTTCGCGGACGCGGTGTTCGCGGGCAACCCGGCGGCGGTCGTGCCGCTGGAGGACTGGCTTCCCGACGCGACGCTTCAGGCCATCGCGGCGGAAAACAACTTGGCGGAAACCGCCTTCCTCGTCCGCCGCGGCGACGGTTACGATATCCGCTGGTTCACCCCGACGGTCGAGGTGGACCTGTGCGGCCACGCCACGCTGGCCTCGGCCTTCGTCATCGCGACGATGCTGGAGTGGGGCTGCCCGCGCATCGACTTCGCCACCCGGGAAGCCGGAACCCTCAGCGTCACCCGCAACGGCGACCTCTACACGCTGGATTTCCCCAGTCGCCCGCCGGAACCGCTGGCCGAACCGCCGGCGGGCCTGCTCGACGCGCTGGGCGGACCGCCGCCGACGGCGCTGCTGAAGGCGCGCGACCTCGTGGTCGTCTATGACGACGAGGCGACCGTGCGCGGTCTGACCCCCGACATGAGCGCCCTGGCCCGGCTGGAGGATTTCTACGCGGTCATCGTGACGGCGCCGGGCAGCGGCGGCGTTGACTTCGTCTCCCGCTTCTTCGCGCCGGCCCAGGGGATTCCCGAAGACCCGGTGACCGGCTCCGCCCATTGCACGCTGATCCCCTACTGGGCGCGGCGGCTGGGCAAGGAGCGGCTGAAGGCCCGGCAGGTCTCGGCCCGCGGCGGTTCCCTGTCCTGTGAACTGGCCGGCGACCGTGTGAAGATCGCCGGGAAAGCGGTTCTCTATATGGATGGCGCCATCTACATTTAG
- a CDS encoding DUF1127 domain-containing protein: protein MRTTEATRSSGSSSFTTVFKVIARAFSVGIRPVWFVMEAGLNGYERWRQRQALMRLDDHLLKDIGVSRADVDSEVNKPFWRG, encoded by the coding sequence ATGCGCACCACAGAAGCGACCCGCTCGTCCGGATCGTCCTCGTTCACGACCGTCTTCAAGGTCATCGCGCGCGCCTTCTCCGTCGGCATCCGCCCCGTCTGGTTCGTGATGGAGGCGGGCCTGAACGGCTACGAGCGGTGGCGGCAGCGGCAGGCGCTGATGCGGCTGGACGATCATCTGCTGAAGGACATCGGCGTGTCCCGCGCCGACGTGGACAGCGAAGTCAACAAGCCGTTCTGGCGGGGTTGA
- a CDS encoding PLP-dependent aminotransferase family protein has protein sequence MTNWVPDLEGRQGPRYRAIADALSDDIAGGRLAPGTRLPTHRDLAYRLGVTVGTITRAYTEAEKRGLIGGEVGRGTFVQGQRHMPPSDPFSWTPRPEPSVINMTVVTPEHPMSVPMMGATLAAIGASPNLGALLEYAPHAGLPAHRAAGAQWLTRQHRAAASPDTVLLTTGAQNAMAVALAAVARPGDVVLTERLTNYGMKTLSAVEGYHLEGIAIDDHGVVPDSFDSACRRLAPKALYLVPTLHNPTASVMPQARRMEIAAIARRYGVMLVEDDVFGFLVHDVKPIQAIAPDVTVYVNSLSKSVSAGLRVGYVVAPPALVPRVEAVIRALQYSSPPLPPEVATRWITDGSADRIAEAQRGEAIARQQIARSILPASAVCGHASAQHLWLVLPEPWRRDDFIAEAMRRGVKVTGGDVFAVGRASAPHAVRLGLCHPHSRDELARGLRTLADLLENPQTAMLSIV, from the coding sequence ATGACAAATTGGGTTCCTGATCTGGAAGGCCGGCAAGGCCCCCGTTACCGCGCCATCGCCGATGCCCTGTCCGATGACATCGCCGGCGGCCGGCTCGCTCCGGGCACACGGCTGCCCACCCACCGTGACCTCGCCTACCGCCTCGGCGTCACCGTCGGCACCATCACGCGCGCCTACACGGAGGCGGAGAAGCGCGGGTTGATCGGCGGCGAGGTCGGGCGCGGCACCTTCGTGCAGGGGCAGCGGCACATGCCCCCCTCCGACCCCTTCAGCTGGACGCCGCGGCCCGAACCCTCGGTCATCAACATGACGGTCGTGACGCCGGAGCACCCGATGTCGGTGCCGATGATGGGCGCCACCCTGGCCGCCATCGGCGCGTCGCCGAATCTCGGGGCGCTGCTCGAATACGCGCCGCACGCCGGCCTGCCCGCCCACCGCGCCGCCGGGGCGCAATGGCTCACCCGCCAGCACCGGGCGGCGGCCTCGCCCGACACCGTCCTGCTGACCACCGGCGCTCAGAACGCCATGGCGGTGGCGCTGGCCGCGGTCGCGCGTCCCGGCGACGTCGTGCTGACGGAGCGGCTGACCAACTACGGCATGAAGACGCTGAGCGCGGTCGAGGGCTACCACCTGGAGGGCATCGCCATCGACGACCATGGCGTGGTCCCGGACAGTTTCGACAGCGCCTGCCGCCGTCTGGCGCCCAAGGCGCTGTATCTGGTGCCGACCCTGCACAACCCCACCGCCTCCGTCATGCCGCAGGCCCGGCGCATGGAGATCGCGGCCATCGCCCGCCGCTACGGGGTGATGCTGGTGGAGGACGACGTGTTCGGCTTCCTGGTGCATGACGTGAAGCCCATCCAGGCCATCGCTCCGGACGTCACCGTCTACGTGAACAGCCTGTCCAAGAGCGTGTCCGCCGGCCTGCGCGTCGGATACGTCGTCGCTCCGCCGGCCCTGGTGCCGCGGGTCGAGGCGGTCATCCGCGCCCTGCAATATTCCTCCCCGCCCCTGCCGCCGGAGGTCGCGACGCGCTGGATCACCGACGGCAGCGCCGACCGAATCGCCGAAGCCCAGCGCGGGGAAGCCATCGCGCGCCAGCAGATCGCCCGCTCCATCCTGCCCGCCAGCGCCGTCTGCGGGCACGCGTCGGCGCAGCATCTCTGGCTGGTCCTGCCCGAGCCCTGGCGGCGCGACGATTTCATCGCCGAGGCGATGCGCCGCGGCGTGAAGGTGACCGGGGGCGACGTGTTCGCCGTGGGCCGGGCCAGCGCCCCTCACGCCGTGCGGCTGGGTCTCTGCCACCCGCACAGCCGGGACGAGCTGGCGCGCGGCCTGCGCACGCTGGCCGACCTGCTGGAGAATCCGCAGACGGCGATGCTGTCGATCGTGTGA
- a CDS encoding MaoC family dehydratase produces the protein MAGRYFEDFRVGDVIDTEGATVTDSQIMDFAQRFDPQPFHMDAVAAAEGPFGGLIASGFHTLSLTFRLFRDTGAITGTSLGGSGGDELRWLRPVRPGDTLRVRVEVVEAIPSRRGDRGTVRLAYTTLNQHGEAVMTITLNHIVATRSVPAE, from the coding sequence ATGGCGGGGCGTTACTTCGAGGATTTCCGCGTCGGTGACGTGATCGACACCGAAGGGGCGACGGTCACCGACAGCCAGATCATGGATTTCGCCCAGCGCTTCGACCCGCAACCCTTCCACATGGACGCGGTGGCCGCCGCGGAGGGGCCGTTCGGCGGGCTGATCGCCAGCGGCTTCCACACCCTGTCCCTGACCTTCCGGCTGTTCCGCGACACCGGGGCCATCACCGGCACCAGCCTGGGCGGTTCAGGCGGCGACGAGCTGCGCTGGCTGCGCCCGGTGCGGCCCGGCGACACGCTGCGCGTCCGGGTCGAGGTGGTGGAGGCCATCCCGTCCCGCCGCGGCGACCGCGGCACGGTCCGGCTGGCCTACACCACGCTGAACCAGCATGGCGAGGCGGTGATGACCATCACCCTGAACCACATCGTGGCGACCCGCAGCGTTCCGGCGGAATAG
- a CDS encoding bifunctional ADP-dependent NAD(P)H-hydrate dehydratase/NAD(P)H-hydrate epimerase — protein sequence MDELLSVAEMYRADALTMAGGVPGPVLMEAAGAAVVRAVCERWAPHPTVVLCGPGNNGGDGFVIARLLLEAGWPVRLALLGSRSALRGDAAVAAGRWTGPVEAADPWLLEGNPLVIDALFGAGLARPLDGMAKDVVEAMAGRTVVAVDVPSGLHGDSGQVMGVAPQAALTVTFFRRKPGHLLLPGRVLCGEVVVADIGIPDTVLDAIAPQTLVNGPDLWRQRYPWPRLDAHKYARGHAVVLGGARMTGAARLSARGALRAGAGLVTVACPPDSMPIYAAGSPSLIVTDVADGAAFEALLVDPRKNAVLLGPGAGVGADTRGHALAALGAGKACVLDADALTSFAESPADLLDRLNGRCLLTPHEGEFARVFPDIAAQEGGKLTRARAAAARCGAVVLLKGADTVVAAPDGRAVINANAPADLATAGSGDVLAGIALGLIAQGTDTFDAACAAVWLHGEAANAFGPGLIAEDLPDALPGVLKRLKAGGR from the coding sequence ATGGACGAACTGCTTTCCGTGGCGGAGATGTACCGCGCCGACGCGCTGACCATGGCGGGCGGTGTGCCGGGGCCTGTGCTGATGGAGGCGGCGGGGGCCGCGGTGGTGCGCGCGGTCTGCGAGCGCTGGGCGCCGCACCCGACCGTCGTCCTGTGCGGGCCGGGCAACAATGGTGGCGACGGCTTCGTCATCGCGCGTCTTCTTCTTGAAGCGGGCTGGCCGGTGCGGCTGGCCTTGCTGGGGTCGCGCTCCGCGCTGCGCGGAGACGCGGCGGTGGCGGCCGGGCGCTGGACCGGGCCGGTGGAGGCCGCCGACCCCTGGCTGCTGGAAGGCAACCCTCTGGTCATCGACGCGCTGTTCGGGGCCGGGCTGGCCCGCCCGCTCGACGGCATGGCCAAGGACGTCGTCGAGGCGATGGCGGGGCGCACCGTCGTTGCCGTGGACGTGCCCAGCGGCCTGCACGGCGACAGCGGCCAGGTGATGGGGGTGGCCCCGCAGGCGGCGTTGACCGTCACCTTCTTCCGCCGCAAGCCCGGCCATCTGCTGCTGCCCGGCCGGGTTCTCTGCGGGGAGGTGGTGGTCGCCGACATCGGCATTCCCGACACGGTGCTGGACGCCATCGCGCCGCAAACCCTGGTGAACGGCCCCGACCTGTGGCGGCAGCGCTACCCCTGGCCGCGGCTCGACGCGCACAAATACGCGCGAGGGCACGCGGTGGTGCTTGGCGGGGCGCGGATGACCGGCGCGGCGCGGCTGTCGGCGCGGGGCGCTTTGCGCGCCGGGGCAGGGCTGGTCACGGTGGCCTGCCCACCCGACTCGATGCCGATCTACGCCGCCGGCTCGCCCAGCCTGATCGTGACCGATGTGGCGGACGGCGCGGCCTTCGAGGCTCTGCTGGTGGATCCGCGCAAGAACGCGGTGCTGCTGGGACCGGGAGCCGGAGTCGGGGCGGACACGCGGGGCCATGCGCTCGCCGCGCTGGGTGCTGGAAAGGCCTGCGTGCTGGACGCCGACGCGCTGACCAGCTTCGCCGAGTCGCCCGCCGACCTGCTCGACCGGTTGAACGGGCGCTGTCTGCTGACCCCGCACGAAGGCGAATTCGCCCGGGTCTTTCCGGATATCGCGGCGCAGGAGGGCGGCAAATTGACCCGCGCCCGTGCCGCGGCGGCGCGCTGTGGCGCGGTCGTCCTTTTGAAGGGTGCCGACACGGTGGTCGCGGCACCGGATGGGCGGGCCGTCATCAACGCCAACGCTCCGGCCGATCTGGCGACCGCCGGGTCGGGGGATGTGCTGGCGGGCATCGCGCTCGGGCTGATCGCCCAGGGGACGGACACGTTCGACGCCGCCTGCGCCGCGGTCTGGCTGCACGGCGAGGCGGCGAACGCCTTCGGGCCGGGCCTGATCGCCGAGGATTTGCCGGACGCGCTGCCGGGGGTGCTGAAGCGGCTCAAGGCGGGCGGGCGCTGA